From Lolium perenne isolate Kyuss_39 chromosome 5, Kyuss_2.0, whole genome shotgun sequence, a single genomic window includes:
- the LOC139831809 gene encoding uncharacterized protein has protein sequence MPVVTGDELSDEKSEDHLRKGTPKFSQLSTPLLDSLILDDLRDVTELLAHSMDSGVVGMGESLMNADGHPTRPGAHVPPSASPPPPPWAPWQPAPSAGLASLPQGVPIQRVQFPPSPSRLPAWVTGTEPPPVYSAAPAPSPVYTAAGDPPCPSFPDPPHSRFAEPSVGRAEYPAQGTAGLAPPRYTKLEFATYDGLEDPLNWLNQCEQFSRGQRTLASDRTWLASYHLRGAAQTWYYSLEQDEGGMPPWDRFRELCLLRFGPPIRGSRLAELGRLAFTTTVQDFADRFQALACHAPGVTGQQRAELFIGGLPDHIRVDVELQAPQDLQTAMHYARAYERRAQAVQQVPLARGTRAARPPPTVAAATRPAPPGPTGAAPVATRTFRRLTPAEQLERRRLGLCFNCDDPYTPGHVCPRFFYLETVDVEEGDPTTGTVAAASETAAPTDAAATAFVVSLHALAGIRHERTMLLPVTIQGEPLEALLDTGSTHNFLPAATMRRLALQPTGGDNLRVTVANGDRLHCHGVAQHVPLTIGDEHFVITCTGIDLGCFDFILGVDFLRTLGPILWDFDALTMTFWRQGRHIRWEGLGGASPAPQLQLVSRADDAEHPLLTHLLQQHGAIFEEPQGLPPPRACDHRIHLLPGSAPVAVRPYRYPQLQKDELERQCALMLAAGIIRISTSPFSAPVLLVRKSDGTWLFCIDYRALNALTLKDKFPIPVVDELFDELHGARFFTKLDLRSGYHQVRMHPEDIAKTAFRTHHGHFEFVVMPFGLTNAPATFQTLMNEALRPYLRRFVLVFFDDILIYSASWAEHLQHIAIVFNELRAHRLHLKRLKCSFATTSVAYLGHVISADGVAMDADKVAAVAAWPTPRSPRALRGFLGLAGYYRKFIRDFGLIASPLTRLLRHDAFAWDDEATTAFEALKGALTTGPVLQMLDFDRPFIVDCDASGAGFGAVLHQGDGPLAYFSRPFAARHLNLAAYEQKLIGLRLSTVPQHQWISKLFGFDFTVEYRPGRLNTVADALSRCDADPDAVEGVSDGRLLCVRSGPSFALFDRIRQATVSAPDAQLLRQQLDAGELDDP, from the exons ATGCCAGTGGTGACCGGAGACGAGCTCTCCGACGAGAAATCCGAGGATCACCTGAGAAAGGGAACGCCCAAATTCTCCCAACTGAGCACTCCACTTCTCGATTCCTTGATACTGGACGATCTACGCGACGTCACGGAACTACTCGCCCACTCTATGGACTCCGGGGTTGTCGGAATGGGCGAATCCTTGATGAACGCCGACGGCCA CCCCACCCGCCCGGGCGCGCATGTCCCGCCCTCGgcctcgccgcctccgccgccgtggGCGCCATGGCAGCCGGCCCCCAGCGCGGGCCTCGCCTCGCTGCCCCAGGGCGTGCCCATCCAGCGGGTACAGTTCCCGCCGTCACCCTCCCGGCTCCCGGCGTGGGTGACCGGGACGGAGCCCCCGCCCGTCTACTCGGCCGCACCGGCGCCTTCCCCCGTCTACACGGCCGCCGGGGACCCTCCGTGTCCGTCCTTCCCGGACCCGCCGCACTCCCGCTTCGCGGAGCCCTCCGTTGGTCGCGCGGAGTACCCCGCCCAGGGCACCGCTGGCCTCGCTCCCCCACGCTACACCAAGCTGGAATTCGCCACGTATGACGGACTCGAGGACCCCCTCAACTGGCTCAACCAGTGTGAGCAGTTCTCCCGGGGACAGCGTACCCTTGCTTCGGACCGGACGTGGCTCGCCTCGTACCACCTCCGCGGCGCCGCCCAGACGTGGTACTACTCCCTGGAGCAGGACGAGGGTGGCATGCCCCCATGGGACCGGTTCCGTGAGCTCTGCCTTCTCCGCTTCGGCCCCCCGATCCGCGGCAGCCGCTTGGCGGAACTTGGGCGTTTGGCGTTCACCACCACGGTGCAGGACTTCGCCGACCGCTTCCAGGCCCTTGCATGCCATGCGCCCGGCGTGACAGGCCAACAGCGCGCTGAGCTCTTCATTGGCGGCCTTCCGGACCACATCCGCGTGGATGTCGAGCTCCAGGCCCCGCAGGACCTCCAGACGGCGATGCACTACGCGCGCGCCTATGAGCGTCGCGCCCAGGCGGTTCAGCAGGTGCCCCTGGCCCGCGGCACCCGCGCCGCTCGGCCTCCTCCTACGGTCGCGGCTGCCACCCGCCCCGCCCCACCTGGACCGACCGGGGCCGCCCCCGTGGCTACGCGCACGTTCCGCCGTCTCACCCCGGCAGAGCAGCTCGAACGCCGCCGCCTTGGGCTCTGCTTCAACTGCGACGACCCATATACGCCCGGCCACGTGTGCCCCCGCTTCTTCTACCTGGAGACAGTCGACGTGGAGGAGGGTGACCCGACGACCGGGACGGTGGCCGCCGCGTCCGAGACGGCCGCGCCGACCGACGCGGCTGCCACGGCCTTCGTCGTCTCTCTACACGCGCTCGCCGGCATCCGCCACGAGCGGACGATGCTGCTCCCGGTCACTATCCAGGGCGAGCCTCTGGAGGCGCTGCTAGACACGGGGTCTACGCATAACTTTCTCCCCGCCGCCACTATGCGCCGCCTCGCGCTACAGCCGACGGGTGGGGATAACCTCCGCGTGACCGTGGCCAACGGTGACCGCCTTCACTGCCATGGGGTGGCCCAGCACGTACCCCTCACCATCGGCGACGAGCACTTCGTCATCACGTGCACcggcatcgacttgggctgcttCGACTTCATCCTTGGCGTCGACTTTCTGCGGACGCTCGGTCCCATCCTTTGGGACTTCGACGCCCTGACGATGACCTTCTGGCGCCAGGGGCGCCACATTCGCTGGGAGGGTCTCGGGGGCGCCTCCCCCGCACCGCAGCTTCAGCTCGTCTCCAGGGCCGACGACGCCGAGCACCCCCTACTGACGCACCTCCTGCAGCAGCACGGCGCCATCTTCGAGGAGCCGCAGGGCCTGCCGCCCCCACGAGCGTGTGACCATCGCATCCACCTGCTCCCGGGGTCGGCGCCAGTGGCGGTACGCCCATACCGCTACCCCCAGCTGCAGAAGGACGAGCTGGAGCGCCAGTGCGCGCTCATGCTGGCGGCGGGCATCATCAGGATCTCCACGTCCCCGTTCTCCGCGCCGGTGCTATTGGTGCGCAAGTCGGATGGCACGTGGCTCTTCTGCATCGACTACCGCGCCCTCAACGCCCTCACGCTCAAGGACAAGTTCCCGATCCCGGTGGTCGACGAGCTATTTGACGAGCTCCACGGGGCGCGGTTCTTCACCAAGCTCGACCTTCGCTCAGGCTATCAtcaggtgcgcatgcacccggaggacatcgccaagacggcgttcCGGACACACCATGGCCACTTCGAGTTCGTGGTGATGCCTTTCGGCCTCACCAACGCGCCCGCGACGTTCCAGACCCTGATGAACGAAGCACTTCGCCCATACTTACGCCGTTTTGTGCTGGTTTTTTTCGATGATATTTTGATCTACAGCGCATCATGGGCGGAGCACCTGCAGCATATCGCCATcgtcttcaacgagcttcgagcgcatcgACTTCACCTTAAGCGCTTGAAGTGCTCGTTTGCGACGACCTCGGTGGCCTATCTCGGTCACGTCATCTCCGCCGACGGGGTGGCGATGGATGCGGACAAGGTGGCGGCTGTAGCCGCCTGGCCGACGCCGCGTTCACCACGCGCCCTACGCGGGTTCCTGGGCCTCGCCGGCTACTACCGGAAGTTCATCCGGGACTTTGGCCTCATCGCCTCGCCACTCACGCGCCTGCTGCGGCACGATGCCTTCGCTTGGGACGACGAGGCTACCACTGCCTTCGAGGCCCTCAAGGGGGCCCTTACGACGGGTCCCGTCCTCCAGATGCTGGACTTCGACAGGCCGTTCATCGTCGACTGCGACGCCTCCGGGGCGGGGTTCGGCGCCGTCCTTCACCAGGGCGACGGGCCGCTCGCATACTTCAGCCGGCCGTTTGCTGCACGCCACCTCAATCTTGCGGCGTACGAGCAGAAACTCATTGGCTTG CGGCTGTCGACGGTGCCCCAGCACCAGTGGATTAGCAAGCTGTTTGGCTTCGACTTCACGGTGGAGTACCGTCCTGGGCGCCTCAACACGGTGGCCGACGCCTTGTCCCGCTGCGACGCCGATCCCGACGCTGTTGAGGGAGTCTCGGACGGGCGCCTGCTATGCGTCCGCTCGGGGCCCTCCTTCGCCCTCTTCGACCGCATCCGCCAGGCAACCGTGTCCGCGCCGGATGCCCAGCTTCTGCGGCAGCAGCTCGACGCGGGCGAGCTGGACGACCCCTAG